In a genomic window of Methanosarcina horonobensis HB-1 = JCM 15518:
- the thiC gene encoding phosphomethylpyrimidine synthase, which produces MTLMEDAKRGIITPAIEAVAKAEGIDAETVRSCVAKGLIAIPKNIRRETLPVGIGKYMSTKINANVGTSRDCIDIDAEVEKAKAAEAFGAHAVMDLSTGGNLNEIRTRILEAINIPVGTVPIYQAAASQKVVVEMTSDDMFNAVRKHAEQGVDFVTVHAGVNLNSLERLRQSDRIMNVVSRGGSFTLAWMLHNGEDNPFYAEFDYLLEIAKEYDMTLSLGDGMRPGCIADASDRPKFMEFITLGELVKRSRAADVQTFVEGPGHVPLNEIELSVRGMKELCDGAPLYLLGPLVTDIAPGFDHITGAIGGAVAGMHGTDFLCMVTPSEHLALPSLEDIKEGLLVTKLAAHTIDLIKEGPRERAWKQDTAMAYARRDLDWEKQFELAIDGDRARKIRDARKTESDACSMCGELCAVKIVKEAFGEKKKEV; this is translated from the coding sequence ATGACGCTGATGGAAGACGCAAAGCGGGGAATCATTACCCCTGCAATTGAAGCCGTAGCAAAAGCTGAAGGAATAGACGCTGAAACTGTCCGTTCCTGCGTGGCAAAAGGGCTGATTGCCATTCCGAAGAATATCAGGCGAGAAACCCTCCCTGTAGGAATTGGCAAATATATGAGCACAAAAATAAATGCCAATGTAGGTACATCAAGGGACTGCATCGATATCGATGCCGAAGTTGAGAAAGCAAAAGCCGCAGAAGCCTTTGGAGCTCATGCAGTAATGGACCTCTCAACAGGCGGAAACCTGAACGAGATCCGCACCCGCATTCTTGAAGCCATAAACATCCCGGTAGGAACCGTCCCCATTTATCAGGCTGCAGCTTCCCAGAAAGTTGTGGTGGAAATGACTTCTGACGACATGTTCAATGCTGTCAGGAAACATGCCGAACAGGGTGTGGACTTTGTAACCGTGCATGCCGGAGTCAACTTAAACTCTCTTGAGCGTCTACGCCAGAGTGACCGGATTATGAATGTTGTCAGCCGCGGAGGCTCTTTTACCCTTGCCTGGATGCTGCACAACGGGGAAGATAACCCCTTCTATGCCGAATTCGATTATCTCCTTGAAATCGCAAAAGAGTACGACATGACCCTTAGCCTTGGAGACGGTATGCGTCCGGGCTGTATTGCCGATGCTTCCGACCGCCCGAAGTTCATGGAATTTATCACCCTCGGGGAGCTTGTAAAACGTTCAAGGGCTGCCGATGTCCAGACTTTTGTGGAAGGGCCGGGGCATGTCCCCTTAAACGAAATCGAACTCAGTGTCCGGGGCATGAAAGAGCTCTGCGACGGAGCCCCTCTCTACCTTCTGGGTCCTCTTGTTACCGATATCGCCCCTGGCTTTGACCACATAACCGGCGCAATCGGAGGAGCCGTAGCGGGAATGCACGGCACTGACTTCCTCTGTATGGTAACACCCTCCGAACACCTTGCTCTTCCGTCTCTCGAGGACATCAAAGAAGGTCTGCTTGTAACAAAACTTGCAGCCCACACTATTGATCTCATAAAAGAAGGTCCAAGAGAACGCGCCTGGAAGCAGGACACAGCTATGGCTTATGCCCGCAGGGACCTTGACTGGGAAAAGCAGTTCGAGCTTGCAATCGACGGCGACCGAGCCCGCAAAATACGGGATGCCAGGAAGACGGAAAGCGATGCCTGCTCTATGTGTGGGGAACTGTGCGCAGTTAAGATCGTAAAGGAAGCTTTCGGGGAAAAGAAAAAAGAAGTATAA
- a CDS encoding DUF2156 domain-containing protein: MLCQEDFKPVTLADRNFFERHYALYPQSHSSNTFTNMVCWNHFTPYQYAYVNGNVIISCTTEGVTRFHPPIGPHDPELMRALLRLAMDVSDETPLVLIDPDTAQWIQELEPGLLLVPDRNNFEYIYRVSDLAELPGKKYQKIRSQLNRFRKNCTHTVEPIIPGNLEEVMELLRKWHDWKGCDKNPVLAHEVEAAFYAVEHFTELPLKGFLLRVDSEVGAISLFERLNADTALIHFEKGLPDCEGIYKAINAKTAAALAGEVEYINRESDLGVGGLREAKLRYHPHHMVEVYSLKRPNCASPELRLGIT; the protein is encoded by the coding sequence ATGCTCTGCCAGGAAGATTTCAAACCTGTCACGCTTGCTGACAGGAATTTTTTCGAGCGACATTACGCACTTTACCCGCAATCCCACAGCAGCAATACATTCACAAATATGGTCTGCTGGAACCATTTTACACCATACCAATATGCATACGTGAATGGAAACGTAATTATTTCATGTACCACTGAAGGAGTTACCCGGTTTCACCCTCCAATAGGTCCCCACGATCCTGAACTTATGCGTGCTCTTTTGCGGCTGGCAATGGACGTAAGTGACGAGACCCCTCTTGTACTCATCGATCCTGATACTGCACAGTGGATACAGGAGCTTGAGCCAGGCCTCTTACTGGTGCCGGATAGAAATAACTTCGAGTATATTTACAGAGTTTCCGACCTTGCTGAACTTCCGGGAAAAAAATATCAAAAAATCCGTAGCCAGCTCAACAGGTTCCGAAAGAATTGCACGCATACGGTTGAACCAATTATACCCGGAAACCTGGAAGAGGTTATGGAACTCCTGAGAAAATGGCACGATTGGAAAGGGTGCGACAAAAATCCGGTCCTTGCCCACGAGGTCGAAGCAGCTTTCTATGCAGTTGAGCACTTCACTGAACTTCCCCTGAAAGGCTTTTTGCTCCGGGTTGATTCGGAAGTCGGTGCCATCTCCCTTTTTGAGCGTCTTAATGCCGATACAGCACTTATCCACTTCGAGAAGGGACTGCCGGACTGCGAAGGGATCTATAAGGCTATCAATGCGAAAACGGCAGCAGCTCTTGCAGGCGAAGTGGAATACATTAACCGTGAGAGCGATCTCGGGGTCGGCGGCCTCAGAGAAGCAAAACTGAGGTATCACCCGCACCACATGGTTGAAGTATATTCGCTTAAACGCCCGAATTGCGCCTCGCCCGAATTGCGCCTCGGGATCACATGA
- a CDS encoding GNAT family N-acetyltransferase, which translates to MSETEKKSGLNIRIAGEKDIPLILEFVKGIAEFENLTHLVTATEETLKESMFGKKSYAEVFFAELDGVPAGFTVFFHNFSTFVGKQGLYIEDIFVKPEFRGRGIGKAMFLHCVKLAKERNCGRMEWAVLDWNPAREFYEYFGGSPVDGWHIYRMGADKFQSALEK; encoded by the coding sequence ATGTCGGAGACTGAGAAAAAATCTGGTTTGAATATCCGCATTGCAGGTGAAAAAGATATCCCTCTTATCCTTGAATTTGTCAAAGGGATTGCCGAGTTTGAAAACCTTACTCACCTTGTTACAGCCACGGAAGAAACCCTAAAGGAGTCAATGTTCGGCAAAAAGTCTTATGCTGAGGTTTTCTTTGCCGAACTTGACGGAGTGCCTGCAGGTTTTACGGTCTTTTTCCACAACTTCTCCACTTTTGTAGGAAAGCAAGGGCTCTATATCGAAGACATTTTTGTGAAACCCGAATTTCGGGGCAGAGGGATCGGAAAAGCGATGTTTCTGCACTGCGTTAAGCTCGCAAAAGAAAGGAACTGCGGGAGAATGGAGTGGGCAGTACTTGACTGGAACCCTGCAAGAGAATTCTACGAATACTTCGGAGGAAGCCCTGTAGATGGGTGGCACATATACAGGATGGGCGCGGATAAATTCCAGAGTGCGCTCGAAAAATAA
- a CDS encoding DUF3303 domain-containing protein, giving the protein MLLMDIITWEPKDSAKVEGLYKNYEYPKGMKVIDEWIDLTGYRMFVIYETEDEKTYTPSVIPFIGVCRFETIPVMKADKYMQAAQERAQKTGEKGIGAAQGKEESEEIYEQIKILEKRIERLEHHSFIQQEDTT; this is encoded by the coding sequence ATGCTATTGATGGATATAATAACATGGGAACCTAAAGACTCAGCAAAGGTTGAGGGCCTTTATAAGAACTATGAATACCCGAAAGGCATGAAAGTAATTGACGAATGGATTGACCTTACTGGCTACCGCATGTTTGTAATTTACGAAACTGAAGACGAGAAAACGTATACACCTTCAGTCATTCCTTTTATTGGTGTCTGCAGGTTCGAAACAATTCCGGTTATGAAAGCAGACAAATATATGCAGGCGGCTCAGGAACGTGCCCAAAAAACCGGAGAGAAAGGGATAGGGGCTGCTCAGGGTAAGGAAGAATCAGAAGAAATTTATGAGCAGATAAAAATACTTGAAAAAAGAATCGAACGCCTTGAACATCACTCTTTCATCCAGCAAGAAGATACGACCTGA
- a CDS encoding right-handed parallel beta-helix repeat-containing protein, whose translation MWGIQINRFIALALAFLIFTLNSSTGIAVEIFVQPGESIQAAINNASSGDEIVIGSGNYTENIIITKDDLEIRSETGNPEDTIIGASNSSVSLLYVRADNVTISGFKIGGAEYPDVTGIHMAACSNCIISNNNLSENYLGLSLSSSKNNTISNNSMNLNENYGIHLVRSENNVLFNNTANSNAHGIVLESNSMDNNLTSNLANSNTGYGFYLISSSNNTFSNNTAIENNMGIYSVSSNMSIISGNNVSENINYGVWLSHSSYSIISGNTVDKTGCGIHLDSSDSNKLFENIIASNSDSGLSMCRACDNNTAFNNYFNNVYNTDIGNSKNHWNIKRTAGKNIVGGPYIAGNFWANPGGTGFSETAPDKNKDGIADLAYNETNVTDYLPLVPVPDPEKEVVPLETTNGIR comes from the coding sequence GTTTATTGCTTTAGCCTTAGCCTTTTTAATTTTTACTTTAAACTCAAGCACCGGAATTGCAGTTGAGATTTTTGTTCAGCCAGGTGAATCAATACAGGCTGCAATAAATAATGCAAGTTCAGGAGACGAAATAGTCATAGGTTCAGGAAACTATACAGAGAATATTATAATAACAAAGGATGATCTTGAAATAAGATCAGAAACCGGCAATCCAGAGGATACAATAATAGGAGCAAGTAATTCAAGTGTGAGTCTATTATATGTACGGGCAGATAATGTGACAATTAGCGGCTTTAAGATTGGAGGAGCCGAATACCCGGATGTGACAGGAATCCATATGGCTGCATGTAGTAACTGTATCATTTCCAACAATAATCTTTCTGAAAACTATCTTGGATTATCTCTCAGCAGCTCAAAAAACAATACAATCTCGAACAACAGCATGAACTTGAATGAAAATTATGGAATCCATCTTGTTCGCTCGGAAAACAATGTACTCTTTAACAACACTGCAAATTCAAATGCTCATGGAATTGTCCTCGAGAGTAATAGCATGGATAATAACCTGACAAGCAATCTTGCAAATTCCAATACAGGTTACGGTTTTTATCTCATAAGTTCAAGCAATAATACCTTTAGTAACAACACGGCAATTGAAAACAATATGGGCATTTATTCGGTAAGTTCAAACATGAGTATTATTTCGGGTAATAATGTTTCTGAAAATATTAATTATGGAGTCTGGTTGTCACATTCAAGCTACAGCATAATCTCCGGAAACACAGTTGACAAAACGGGCTGCGGGATTCATCTGGATTCCTCTGACAGTAATAAACTTTTTGAAAATATAATTGCTTCAAACTCTGACTCAGGCCTTTCCATGTGTCGAGCCTGCGATAACAATACTGCCTTTAATAATTATTTTAACAATGTCTATAACACAGATATAGGAAATAGTAAAAACCACTGGAATATAAAAAGAACTGCAGGCAAGAATATTGTTGGCGGACCTTATATAGCAGGAAATTTCTGGGCAAACCCGGGAGGAACAGGTTTTTCTGAAACTGCACCGGATAAGAATAAAGATGGCATTGCAGATCTAGCCTACAATGAAACCAATGTTACAGATTACCTGCCTCTAGTACCTGTACCTGATCCAGAGAAAGAAGTCGTTCCTTTAGAAACCACAAATGGTATCCGATAA